The Pseudomonas sp. MM223 genome segment TTCAAGCCGATCAACGACTCCCTCGGCCATGCCGCCGGGGATGCCGTGCTGCAGGAAGTGGCGACGCGCCTGCGCGACACCACCCGCGATGACGACCTGGTCGCACGCCTGGGTGGTGACGAGTTCATTCTGGTCCTTGGCGGCATGGACAATCGCAGCGAGATCGATCGCTTCTGCGCACGCCTGATCAGCCTGTTACAGCAGCCCATCACCTTCGACAGCCAACCGCTGCACGTCGGCGCCAGCATCGGTGTCGCCCAGACCCGCACCCAGGGTTTCGATGCCGGCGAACTGATCCGCTGTGCCGACATCGCCCTGTACCAGGCCAAGGCCGATGGCAAGAATACCTGGCGCTACTTCGCCGCCGAGATGAACCAGCAGATCCAGTACCGCCGCCAGTTGGAAAACGACTTGCGCCGGGCCCTGCGCAACCAGGAATTCGAGCTGCATTACCAGCCACGCTACCGCCTCAGCGACCTGCGCATCGTCGCGGTCGAAGCCTTGCTGCGCTGGCAGCATCCACAGGAAGGGTTGCTGGGGCCGGACACCTTCATCCCGCTGGCCGAGCAGAGCGATATCATTGTCGCGCTGGGCCGCTGGGTACTGCGCGAAGCCTGCCGCACAGCCCACGACTGGCCCGCCGACATTCTGGTTTCGGTGAACCTGTCGCCTGCGCAGTTCCTGCGGAGTGATGTGGTCGCCGATGTACGCGAGATCCTGCTGGATACCGCCTTCCCGGCCCAGCGCCTGGGCTGGAAATTACCGAAAACGTGATGCTCAACGACATCGAGGGCGCACTAGGTACCATGCTGTCGCTCAAGGAGCTGGGCGTGCGCCTGAACATGGACGATTTCGGTACCGGCTACTCGTCGCTGGGCTACCTGCGTACCTACCCGTTCGACAGTATCAAGATCGACAAGCGTTTCATCAGTGGCTTGAACAGCAACGGTGGCAGCGACCGCGCCGTGGTTCAGGCCATCATCAACCTGGGTGAGGCAATGGGGTTGACGGTGACAGCCGAAGGCGTGGAGAGCGAACAGCAGCTCAGGGCGCTGGAGAAGGACCGCTGCCATGAGGTGCAGGGCTATTACATGAGCCGGCCGCTGGACAGTGCCGGGGTGGCGGCGTTGTTGCACCACACACCCCATAGCACCGCACAGCCTTTGTAGGAGCAGCCTTGTGCTGCGAAAAGGCCAGTGAAGCCACCATCAACTTTGCCGCTTGTACCGGCCCCTTCGCAGCACAAGGCTGCTTCTACAGGGGCCGGGTTTACTGCTGCACGCTGCGTTCGGCGACGATCTCTGGCAGGTCCCGCCGGCGCAGGTAGGTGCGCAGTGGCTCAGCAATATTCAAGCGATCATCCACATGCTGCTCCAGCAGCAGCGCCAGCCGCTCACGGCACAGCGCCATCCGCTGCCCTTGCTCGGGACGCCAGACAAACTCGCTGCAAGGGGTGATGCTGTCGTCGGGCACGTCCATGCCGAACGAGTCCTCGGAAAAACGCACGATATGAACACCGCGCTTGCCATGAAAACCGACAAAGCCCTTGAGCTGATCGGCGGCGTTGCAGATGTCCTGGGAAGTGATGGCCATGACATAACCTCGCAATGAAATCGGAAGATACGCACGCCTGGCGGGATGGGTCGCCTCTACCGGGCAACTCGCAAGCAGCAGCCTAACGCAACTGGCAGGCGGTTCGCCAAGTCTTTTCGTAGCCCCCTGTTCAGTATGCATCTGGCGCTGGGTCAACCTGCGAAGCCAGCAATGCCGTCAGCCACTGCATAAACGCCTGAACCCGGCGCGGCACATGCCGTTGCCGGGCATACAGCAGTGACACCGGCATGGCCGGTGCCTGCCAGCCTTCTAGCAGCGAAACCAGCTCGCCTCGCTGCAGGTGCTCGGCCACGCCCACCGCCGGTACCTGGATCAACCCTAGCCCGGCCAGGCAAGCCGCCGAGTAGGCCTCGGCGTTGTTGACCGTGACCACACCGGCCATGGCCTGGTAGTGCAGCTCGCCTCCTTGCAGGTATTCGAACCCGGCGCTGCGTGCGCCCAAGGTGCGTACGTAGTGCACCAGCTGGTGCCAGGCAAGCTCCTGCGGCGTGTGCGGCACGCCGTAGCGGGCCAGGTAGGCGGGGCTGGCACAGTTGCGCATGCTAAGTTGCCCGATCGGCCGCGCCACCACATCCAGGTCATGCAGGGCACCTATGCGCATCACGCAGTCAAACCCTTCGCGCAGCAAATCGACCTGACGGTCAGTGCAACTGAGCTCTACTTCCAGCCGCGGAAAACGCTGCAAAAACTGCGGTAACGCCGGGATGATGACCCGCCTGGCCATCATGGTCGGCAGGTCGATGCGCAGGCGCCCGGTCAATTCGGCATCGTCGGCGTTGAACAGGCTCTCGATTTCGTCCATGCCTGACAGCAGGTCCTTGCTACGCTCGTACAGCAAGGCGCCATCCTGGGTCGCCTGTACCCGGCGGGTAGTACGGTGGAACAACTGCGTACCCAGCATGCGCTCCAGCGCTTTTACCTGCTCTGACACGGTCGAGCGTGGTAGCCCCAGGCTCTCGGCAGCCAGAGTGAAACTGCTGACCTCACTGACCCGCACGAAGGTGCGCAACAACTCCAGCTTGTTCATTCGGGCCTCGACTGTCCGGATTTTGCGAACAGTATTTCCATTTTTTCAGGATTTAACAGCCTCACGTCGACCAATAACCTGCCCTCATCAACCCAGCCTGAGGTTTTCACCATGACCCGCAAAATTGCCCTGATCACTGGCGCCAGCCGCGGCCTCGGCCGTAATGCTGCCGAACACCTGGCCGCACGCGGTATCGATGTCATCGGCACTTACCACAGCAAGGCCGACGAAGCCCAAGCCGTAGTTGCCCGACTGGAACAAGCCGGGGTCAAGGCGGCCATGCTGCAACTGGATGTCAGCGACAGCAGCAGTTTTGCCGGCTTCGCCGAGCGCCTGGGCACCACCCTGCAGCAGCACTTTGGCCGCGAGCGTTTTGACTTTCTGGTGAACAATGCCGGGATCGGGCTGAATGTGCCGTACATCGAAACCACCGAAGCGCAGTTCGACCAATTGCTGAACATTCAACTGAAAGGGCCGTTTTTCCTCACCCAGCGCTTGCTGCCGTTGCTGGTCGACAATGGTCGCATCGTCAACATTTCCACCGGTCTGGCGCGCTTTGCGCTGCCGGGGTATGCCGCTTATGCCGCGATGAAAGGCGCAATGGAGGTGCTGACCCGCTACCAGGCCAAGGAACTGGGTGCACGTGGCATTCGCGTGAACATTTTGGCGCCGGGGGCGATCGAGACTGATTTTGGCGGCGGCGTGGTGCGGGATAACCAGCAGGTGAATGACTACATTGCCGGCAATACGGCGCTGGGTCGGGTGGGATTGCCGGATGATATCGGGGCGGCGATTGCGCTGTTGCTGGAAGACGGCAATGGCTGGATTACCGGGCAGCGGCTGGAGGTGTCGGGCGGCATGTTCCTTTGAATCCGAGCGTTTGGGGCCGCTGTGCGGCCCATCGCCGGCAAGCCAGCTCCCACAGGTACAGCGGCGCGTTCAGAGTTTATGGCAATCCTGTGGGAGCTGGCTTGCCGGCGATGGGCCACACACTGGCCCCGCTTTCACTGCTCATGCACCTGCACACTCGCGGTCATCCCTGCACTCAGGGTCACCCCTTCCGGCACCTGGTCCAGGCGAATCCGTACCGGTATGCGCTGGGCCAGCCGCACCCAGTTGAAGGTCGGCTCCACCTCCGGCAGCAACTGGCTGTCCGGGTTGCTGTTGCGGTCAGTGATACCGCGGCTGATGCTCTCCACATGCCCTTGCATCGGTTCGCCCGCGCCCATCAGCCAGACTTTCACCGCGTCCCCCACACGAATACGCGGCAGCTTGGTTTCCTCGAAATAGGCCTGGATATAGAAGGTTGAATCATCCACCAGGGCCATCACCGATTCCCCGGTGTTCACATAGTTGCCCTCGGCCAGACGCAGGTTTGTAATGTGCCCGTTGCGCGGTGCCCGCACCTCACTGCGTGCCAGGTTGATTTTGGCAACCTGCAGTTGCGCTTGGGCCTCGTGCAGTTCGCCGCGCGCGATGGCGGCATTGATCTGGGCGTTTTCACGCAGCTCGGCACTGATCGCCTCTGGCCCTAGGGCGGTACGCCGGGCTGCTTCGCGCTCGCGCAAGCGCAATTGCTGGGCGCGGGTCTCCGTCACCGCGCTGGCCTGGTCGAAGGCCGCCTGGAAACGCTCGCGGTCGATGCTCATCAACAGGTCGCCAGCCTTGACCTGCTGATTATCACGGGCCTTGAGCTCACGTACCCAGCCGGACACGTCAGGGGCGATCACCACCACATCTGCGCGCACACGGGCATCGCGGGTCCAGGGCGTAAGCATGTAGTACTGCCACAACTGGTAGCCGGCCAACACGGCCAGAGCCACCACACACAGCGTCACCAGGGTACGTACGGCCGCACGCATCGAAACACTCCTTTATAAAGCTCCCAGCAGCCTCACCACCAGGAACAACACACAAACGAACAGCGCTGCGTCGAACAACGCTTCATGCCAGATCCAGCGCCCCAACGGCGTCGCCTGCACCACCAGGCGCAGCAAGCCGGTGAGCACCAGCGCCAGCAACACATAAAACAGAAACGGGCTGAGCAGCACGCCGCCCACTTCCCATTCACGCAACCCCATGGGCTTCCTCCTGCCAGCGGCACCACTTGCCCCAGCTTTTCTGCAATTGCAGCACCGCACCTTCAGCCAGCCGCAGCGGGTCACTTGCAGGCAGCCGGCGCAAGGCGGCAATGAAGTGTTCGCTTGCGGCGTCCAGGCGCTGCCCACGCCCGGCGGCTGGCCCTTTGGCCAGTACCGCCTCCACCTGCTGCAAGTACTCGCGCTCGGCCCGCCCCAAGGGGGCTTGGGCGACCGCCAGGCACATGCGCAGGTGCACCAGTTCATCGCCGATATCCAGCCCATGCAGGCCGTCATCCCAGCGTTTGCGCTCGCTCTCGGGCAGCTCGCCGGCATGCCGTGCCAGTTGCATCAGGCGGTCGGCCATGCGCCCGCCAAACCAGCTGTCGGCACCGCGCAGGTCGCGCCGGGTCAGGCGTACCAGGTCGTTCTGGGTGGCAGCACGCAAGCGCCGGCCTAGCCAGGCCGGGTGACGGAACACCAGCAAACGGAAGGCCATTACCGCTGCCGACACCCCAACCAGCATCGCCAGCGCACTGTTGAGCATGGTCGCCACACCAAACTGCATGGCGTTGAGCGGGGACACCAGCACAATGAAGTGCAGGCAATAGGAAGTGGCGGTGGCCCCGGTACGGGGATGGGCCATGCCCAATGCGCCAAGAAAAAGCGGCACGCCCATGCCCAGGCAAAGCATGGCGAAGCTGCTCCATTGCGGCAGCAGGATCTGCCCGACCAGAAACGCCGCGGGTATTGCCAGGAAGATCCCGCGCAGGAAGCTCAGGCCAATCTGCGCGCCGTTCTCGCGGCTGGCGAACAAGCTACAAACCACGCACGTCAGCACCAGCCCACCCGGCGCCGAAGGCCAGGCGGTCGCCAGCCAGAAACCGCTCATTACCAGAAAGGCCAGCGCGCTGCGTGAACCGAACAGCAAGGCCAGCGACCAGTCGCGGTGCACGGCAAGCCCCTGGGACACATCCTTGGGTGCCCTGCCCGCCTCCACATCTTCCAGTGCCAGGCTGGCGGCCATGGCGTAATCCAGCAACAAGGCCATGCGCGCCAGGCAGAAGTGCTCCGCCGAACTGATCTGTTCATCATGGGCGGCATCCCAGATGCGCTGGCGCAGCAGTAACAGGCTGGGTTGGTCAGGTTTGCCCAACAGTGCGCGAACCTCTTCCAGCCAGTGTGCCAGGTGAGCGGCCTCACGCTCATCGAGTTGCCGCCACTGCCGGCGCACCGAGCGCGAGATGCGCAACAGCACCATCAGCTTCTGGCTCAGGCCACGGATGGCACGGGCTCGCTGGCGCCCACGGTTGCCTTCGAACCAGGCATGTTCACGCTGGCTGTCGATGGCGACGATACGCCCCAGGCTCTCCAGCAAGCCTTTGCGCGCCTCGTCCTCACCGCCCAACATGGCACTGGCAGCCTGTAGGCCGTTCTGCCAGGCCTGCCGGGCCTGCCCACCTAATTGCTGCTCTACCCGCATTGGCCAGAGCAAGGCACTGCTGGCGGTAGCACAGAAAATGCCCAGGCAGATCTCGGTACAGCGCGCCACGGCCTGGTCAAATACCTGCAGCGGGTGGTCGATGGCCGGCA includes the following:
- the cph2 gene encoding Phytochrome-like protein cph2 (*Name cph2); the protein is MLNDIEGALGTMLSLKELGVRLNMDDFGTGYSSLGYLRTYPFDSIKIDKRFISGLNSNGGSDRAVVQAIINLGEAMGLTVTAEGVESEQQLRALEKDRCHEVQGYYMSRPLDSAGVAALLHHTPHSTAQPL
- the pgrR_4 gene encoding HTH-type transcriptional regulator PgrR (*Name pgrR_4) produces the protein MNKLELLRTFVRVSEVSSFTLAAESLGLPRSTVSEQVKALERMLGTQLFHRTTRRVQATQDGALLYERSKDLLSGMDEIESLFNADDAELTGRLRIDLPTMMARRVIIPALPQFLQRFPRLEVELSCTDRQVDLLREGFDCVMRIGALHDLDVVARPIGQLSMRNCASPAYLARYGVPHTPQELAWHQLVHYVRTLGARSAGFEYLQGGELHYQAMAGVVTVNNAEAYSAACLAGLGLIQVPAVGVAEHLQRGELVSLLEGWQAPAMPVSLLYARQRHVPRRVQAFMQWLTALLASQVDPAPDAY
- the fabG_9 gene encoding 3-oxoacyl-[acyl-carrier-protein] reductase FabG (*Name fabG_9), encoding MTRKIALITGASRGLGRNAAEHLAARGIDVIGTYHSKADEAQAVVARLEQAGVKAAMLQLDVSDSSSFAGFAERLGTTLQQHFGRERFDFLVNNAGIGLNVPYIETTEAQFDQLLNIQLKGPFFLTQRLLPLLVDNGRIVNISTGLARFALPGYAAYAAMKGAMEVLTRYQAKELGARGIRVNILAPGAIETDFGGGVVRDNQQVNDYIAGNTALGRVGLPDDIGAAIALLLEDGNGWITGQRLEVSGGMFL
- the aaeA_2 gene encoding p-hydroxybenzoic acid efflux pump subunit AaeA (*Name aaeA_2), encoding MRAAVRTLVTLCVVALAVLAGYQLWQYYMLTPWTRDARVRADVVVIAPDVSGWVRELKARDNQQVKAGDLLMSIDRERFQAAFDQASAVTETRAQQLRLREREAARRTALGPEAISAELRENAQINAAIARGELHEAQAQLQVAKINLARSEVRAPRNGHITNLRLAEGNYVNTGESVMALVDDSTFYIQAYFEETKLPRIRVGDAVKVWLMGAGEPMQGHVESISRGITDRNSNPDSQLLPEVEPTFNWVRLAQRIPVRIRLDQVPEGVTLSAGMTASVQVHEQ
- the aaeX gene encoding Protein AaeX (*Name aaeX): MGLREWEVGGVLLSPFLFYVLLALVLTGLLRLVVQATPLGRWIWHEALFDAALFVCVLFLVVRLLGAL
- the aaeB_2 gene encoding p-hydroxybenzoic acid efflux pump subunit AaeB (*Name aaeB_2), which translates into the protein MPITLQALFAPSSLALKFAIKTLLGGGLALWLAMRWGLEQPSWALMTAFIVAQPLSGMVVQKGLARLAGTLVGTVMSVVFIGLFAQTPGLFLITLALWLALCTAASTQLRSAWAYAFVLAGYTAAIIALPAIDHPLQVFDQAVARCTEICLGIFCATASSALLWPMRVEQQLGGQARQAWQNGLQAASAMLGGEDEARKGLLESLGRIVAIDSQREHAWFEGNRGRQRARAIRGLSQKLMVLLRISRSVRRQWRQLDEREAAHLAHWLEEVRALLGKPDQPSLLLLRQRIWDAAHDEQISSAEHFCLARMALLLDYAMAASLALEDVEAGRAPKDVSQGLAVHRDWSLALLFGSRSALAFLVMSGFWLATAWPSAPGGLVLTCVVCSLFASRENGAQIGLSFLRGIFLAIPAAFLVGQILLPQWSSFAMLCLGMGVPLFLGALGMAHPRTGATATSYCLHFIVLVSPLNAMQFGVATMLNSALAMLVGVSAAVMAFRLLVFRHPAWLGRRLRAATQNDLVRLTRRDLRGADSWFGGRMADRLMQLARHAGELPESERKRWDDGLHGLDIGDELVHLRMCLAVAQAPLGRAEREYLQQVEAVLAKGPAAGRGQRLDAASEHFIAALRRLPASDPLRLAEGAVLQLQKSWGKWCRWQEEAHGVA